The Balneola sp. MJW-20 genome window below encodes:
- a CDS encoding tetratricopeptide repeat protein, with product MKTFTKSFMILLIACISLPLSAQDKLLGNIKFPNSGAPEAQKDFIQGVLFLHNFEYADAARSFKKAREKDPEFALAYYGEAKSHNHPIWMEQDRDAAMEVLNQLGATPAERKAKADTEREKDYLHSLEILYGNTPETNGLSKEKRDLAYMQYMAELHEKYPEDDEITSFYGLSILGSAHEGRDFRIYMRAAAVLFNVWNDNQKHPGAAHYLIHSFDDPTHAPLGLPMARAYSEIAPAAAHAQHMTSHIFLAMGMWDDVINANIVARNVQTTRQKELNESTTVCGHYPWWLQYGYMQTGEIEKAGQVLNTCYERIQEDPSSGELWHFAIMRGHQIVDSEDWSAIDEWTADIGSNSPGDRNYLFTKAYASLMSGKAEQARMALSNLMEIDSDDPELQIQRDQIKALMLIEEGNTKEGLSLLEKAVEVESKLPIAFGPPTIIKPSLELYGDVLLDMGRKAEAAEAYNGQLQRTPERRRSMMGHEKAVGS from the coding sequence ATGAAAACTTTTACTAAATCATTTATGATCCTGTTGATCGCGTGCATCAGCCTTCCATTGAGTGCGCAGGATAAACTGCTTGGTAATATCAAATTTCCAAATTCCGGTGCTCCTGAGGCCCAAAAAGATTTTATACAGGGGGTTCTCTTTCTGCACAATTTCGAATATGCGGATGCAGCCCGGTCATTTAAGAAAGCCCGTGAAAAAGACCCCGAATTTGCCCTGGCATACTACGGGGAAGCAAAATCGCATAACCATCCAATCTGGATGGAACAGGATCGGGACGCTGCAATGGAAGTTCTGAATCAACTGGGAGCGACACCAGCAGAAAGAAAGGCAAAAGCCGATACTGAAAGAGAAAAAGATTATCTGCATTCCCTGGAAATACTGTACGGCAATACTCCTGAGACCAACGGTCTCTCCAAAGAGAAAAGAGATCTTGCTTATATGCAGTACATGGCCGAATTACATGAAAAATATCCGGAAGATGATGAGATCACATCCTTTTATGGTCTTTCTATTCTGGGAAGCGCACATGAGGGGCGGGATTTTAGAATTTATATGAGGGCCGCTGCAGTACTGTTTAATGTCTGGAATGATAATCAAAAGCATCCGGGTGCTGCACATTATCTCATTCATTCGTTTGATGATCCCACCCACGCCCCCCTCGGTCTTCCTATGGCAAGAGCATACTCTGAGATCGCTCCGGCGGCAGCTCATGCTCAGCACATGACCTCGCATATTTTTCTGGCTATGGGGATGTGGGATGATGTTATCAATGCTAATATTGTAGCCAGAAATGTTCAAACCACCAGACAAAAAGAGCTGAACGAAAGCACAACCGTATGCGGACACTATCCCTGGTGGCTGCAATATGGTTATATGCAGACTGGTGAAATAGAAAAAGCCGGTCAAGTGTTGAACACTTGTTATGAGCGGATTCAGGAAGATCCATCCTCCGGTGAACTATGGCACTTTGCGATCATGCGCGGTCATCAGATAGTGGACAGCGAAGACTGGTCAGCTATAGATGAGTGGACGGCTGATATTGGCAGTAACAGTCCCGGTGACCGTAATTACCTATTCACCAAAGCTTATGCTTCACTTATGTCCGGAAAAGCGGAACAGGCACGAATGGCATTAAGCAACCTGATGGAGATCGATAGTGATGATCCTGAGCTTCAGATCCAAAGAGACCAGATCAAAGCCCTGATGCTCATTGAAGAAGGAAATACTAAAGAAGGGCTTAGCCTGCTGGAAAAAGCTGTTGAAGTTGAATCAAAACTACCCATTGCATTCGGCCCGCCCACCATTATCAAGCCATCGCTTGAGCTTTACGGGGACGTATTGCTGGATATGGGCCGGAAAGCAGAAGCGGCTGAGGCTTATAATGGTCAGTTACAACGAACACCTGAGCGTAGGCGATCGATGATGGGACATGAAAAGGCTGTTGGGAGTTGA
- a CDS encoding amidohydrolase family protein, protein MNSLLFSIHYTRYLPILVIFLCTACVTSATEEKPLVLSGATLIDGTGNKTIENSLIVIKGDRIECAGTATECSVPADAEVINVSGKYITPGMIDAHMHFAQTGFFDGRPDAMDITEAYPLPEIAAYQKMHPERYYQTYLCSGVTGIYDVGGFTWSVDQQFTAEDEPMAPHVAAAGPLLTPAQGAPFDLPSDKVLVPLNSVEDGITTVKFLSELGSTGIKFWQLRAGDEAYMERVEAAAEEIRKQGNQMIAHATTLEQAKAALRNGTKLLVHSVGDREVDDEFIQLAKENGTYYNPTLIVSAGYTLAFRAAAGIEALPFDDPNGCVDQRTLDLVSNASQFKDHPRFSNSFLDRLNQFDPATDMVSSTDLLNLKKVYDAGIPVVVGTDAGNPGTLHGVSIFDEMEAMQGAGIDPSDLIVMATKNGAESMRRGNDFGTIEKGKIGNLIIMTEDPTEDIAHMRTLTHVMVKGILHDIKDLSANVE, encoded by the coding sequence GTGAACAGTCTTCTCTTCTCTATCCATTATACCCGTTATCTTCCCATACTGGTCATCTTTCTGTGTACTGCTTGTGTAACGTCCGCAACAGAAGAAAAGCCCCTTGTTCTTTCCGGAGCTACCCTTATTGACGGAACAGGAAATAAAACTATTGAGAACAGCCTGATCGTCATTAAAGGAGATCGTATCGAATGTGCCGGTACCGCTACGGAGTGTTCTGTTCCGGCTGATGCAGAAGTGATCAATGTTTCCGGTAAATACATTACTCCCGGCATGATCGATGCACACATGCATTTTGCCCAGACCGGCTTTTTTGACGGACGTCCTGATGCAATGGATATAACTGAAGCGTATCCACTCCCAGAAATTGCGGCTTATCAAAAGATGCACCCTGAGCGATATTATCAGACCTATCTTTGTTCCGGAGTAACCGGTATCTATGATGTGGGTGGATTTACCTGGTCTGTGGATCAGCAGTTTACAGCAGAAGATGAACCGATGGCACCGCATGTTGCAGCTGCAGGGCCCTTATTAACTCCGGCCCAGGGAGCTCCTTTTGACCTGCCTTCCGATAAGGTTCTTGTGCCCCTCAATTCTGTTGAGGATGGTATCACCACGGTTAAATTCCTCAGTGAACTGGGCAGTACCGGAATAAAATTCTGGCAGCTGCGGGCAGGAGATGAAGCTTATATGGAACGGGTGGAAGCGGCAGCAGAAGAGATCAGAAAGCAGGGCAATCAGATGATCGCTCATGCCACCACACTGGAACAGGCTAAAGCTGCTCTTCGGAACGGGACCAAATTACTTGTACACAGTGTGGGTGACCGGGAAGTAGACGATGAATTCATTCAGCTCGCCAAAGAGAACGGCACCTACTACAATCCGACCCTGATCGTAAGCGCCGGGTATACTCTGGCCTTCCGGGCAGCGGCAGGTATAGAAGCACTCCCTTTTGATGACCCAAACGGATGCGTGGATCAGCGGACCCTTGATCTCGTCAGTAATGCATCACAGTTTAAAGATCACCCAAGATTCTCGAATTCTTTTCTGGATCGGTTAAATCAGTTTGATCCTGCCACAGATATGGTATCATCTACTGACTTGCTCAATCTTAAGAAAGTTTATGATGCGGGAATACCGGTCGTTGTGGGAACTGACGCCGGCAACCCGGGCACATTACACGGGGTTTCTATCTTTGATGAAATGGAAGCTATGCAAGGCGCCGGTATCGATCCTTCAGACCTGATCGTTATGGCTACTAAAAACGGGGCCGAATCGATGCGGAGAGGTAATGATTTCGGAACCATAGAAAAAGGTAAAATTGGAAATCTGATCATCATGACTGAGGATCCGACTGAGGATATTGCACATATGCGTACGCTGACCCATGTTATGGTAAAGGGTATTCTTCATGATATAAAAGATCTGTCAGCCAATGTTGAATAA
- a CDS encoding prolyl oligopeptidase family serine peptidase translates to MLLLLFVGISSSVLAQSGLTPMDVAKIRNVTSVYISEDGKTAAYTLSVPADPVKENAFPSSYLYLVDVDTGMEKPFITGMSVSAVSFRPGHNSITYLARKEGDNTRSLYEIPLNGGESQKLFSFETNIAGYNWAPDGNHLVFMAAEPKEEKPSPLPYQPEIYEENLVNNRAYIQNVAMPGHMPHLIPVEGDVINAIWSPDQEKLALAVSPSPLIDDFYMFQKVVIVSHEGQREILAEVDHEGGLEDMKWSPGSDKLALIAGATINDPIAARLKIADAETGKTTLLRKDLKGDFDHVEWRDNNSLYYLSSKGVWSEFGTIRDNGSQMKALVEPGGPVLNSFANSSDGTIVFTADSPVHPSEMYMMKKGENKPARITNSNPWLDQKSLAPQEVIRFTTKDGTEIEGMLVYPLNFEEGTRYPLINVIHGGPESHYNNGWLTGYSTAGQVGAAEGFAVFYPNYRGSTGRGVEFAMSSQGDLAGAEFDDIVEGVDHLIAKGLVDESKVGVTGGSYGGYATAWMSTKYSDRFAAGVMFVGISNNLSKWGTSDIPEELYLVHARKRIWDDYMDFLERSPIYHVDNAKTPLLIMHGKEDTRVDPGQSYELYRHLKTRTDTPVRLVLYPGEGHGNRRATARLDYNLRMLRWFNQYLKGDEVRPDTEIELKEATIKN, encoded by the coding sequence ATGCTGCTGCTACTTTTCGTCGGCATCAGCTCATCAGTTCTGGCACAGTCCGGACTGACACCTATGGATGTAGCTAAGATAAGGAATGTGACTTCGGTCTATATTTCAGAAGATGGCAAAACGGCAGCTTATACCTTATCCGTGCCGGCCGACCCTGTTAAAGAGAATGCTTTTCCTTCATCATATCTCTATCTGGTAGATGTAGATACCGGAATGGAGAAGCCATTCATTACCGGAATGAGTGTAAGTGCTGTTTCTTTCAGACCCGGGCATAATAGTATTACCTATCTTGCAAGAAAAGAAGGGGATAATACACGGTCACTGTATGAGATCCCTTTGAATGGCGGGGAATCCCAAAAATTATTTTCCTTTGAAACAAATATCGCCGGTTATAACTGGGCTCCTGACGGGAATCACTTAGTTTTCATGGCCGCAGAGCCCAAAGAAGAAAAGCCTTCACCTTTGCCTTATCAGCCGGAGATATATGAGGAGAATCTAGTCAATAACCGTGCATATATTCAAAACGTGGCTATGCCTGGGCATATGCCACACCTGATACCGGTTGAAGGAGATGTAATAAATGCGATCTGGAGTCCTGATCAGGAGAAGCTGGCTTTAGCAGTCTCTCCATCACCACTGATCGATGATTTCTATATGTTTCAAAAAGTGGTGATAGTGTCCCATGAGGGCCAGCGAGAGATCCTTGCTGAAGTGGATCACGAAGGAGGGCTTGAAGATATGAAATGGTCGCCCGGTAGTGATAAATTAGCACTGATTGCCGGGGCAACTATTAATGATCCAATCGCTGCAAGGCTAAAGATCGCCGATGCCGAAACGGGAAAAACGACCCTATTGAGAAAAGATCTGAAAGGTGATTTTGACCACGTTGAATGGAGAGACAATAACAGTCTTTATTATTTATCGAGTAAAGGGGTGTGGTCAGAATTCGGAACTATCAGAGATAATGGTAGTCAGATGAAAGCTCTTGTTGAGCCCGGAGGTCCCGTACTTAATTCTTTTGCTAACAGCAGTGACGGAACGATCGTATTTACAGCAGACTCTCCGGTTCACCCGTCAGAAATGTATATGATGAAAAAGGGTGAAAATAAGCCCGCTCGGATTACCAATTCGAATCCATGGCTGGATCAAAAAAGTCTGGCTCCTCAGGAAGTGATCCGCTTTACTACAAAGGACGGAACTGAGATCGAAGGTATGCTGGTATATCCATTGAACTTTGAAGAAGGAACACGATATCCTCTGATAAATGTCATTCACGGCGGACCTGAGTCTCATTATAATAATGGATGGCTCACCGGTTATTCCACAGCAGGTCAGGTAGGTGCTGCAGAGGGATTTGCAGTATTCTATCCGAATTACCGGGGCAGTACCGGACGAGGAGTTGAATTTGCCATGAGTAGCCAGGGAGATCTTGCCGGGGCAGAATTCGACGACATTGTAGAAGGAGTGGATCACCTGATCGCAAAAGGACTGGTGGATGAATCTAAAGTTGGAGTTACAGGTGGTTCCTATGGAGGATATGCCACCGCATGGATGAGCACTAAGTACAGCGACCGCTTTGCAGCCGGAGTGATGTTTGTGGGTATCAGTAATAATCTTTCTAAATGGGGCACCAGCGATATTCCAGAGGAATTGTATCTGGTCCATGCCAGAAAGCGGATATGGGATGATTATATGGACTTCCTGGAAAGAAGCCCTATTTATCATGTTGACAATGCTAAAACTCCACTTCTTATTATGCATGGCAAAGAGGATACCCGGGTTGATCCGGGTCAATCCTATGAATTATATCGGCATCTTAAGACTAGAACCGATACCCCGGTAAGACTGGTGCTATATCCCGGTGAAGGTCATGGGAACCGTCGTGCAACTGCCCGCCTGGATTATAATCTTCGTATGCTGCGATGGTTTAATCAATACCTTAAAGGAGATGAGGTACGTCCGGATACCGAAATAGAACTTAAGGAAGCGACTATTAAGAATTAA
- a CDS encoding MFS transporter → MRSATPKHVLPVIVIAQFAGTSLWFAGNAVVPDLIRELGLLEAFIGFITMAVQAGFITGTLLFAALSVADRFSPVKVFLLCSVLGAAANLLTIWSDNFTEVMFARLFTGFFLAGIYPVGMKIASDWHKEGLGKALGYLVGALVLGTAFPHLLKYLGGDLPWRFVMISTSLISLSGGVLLYFTVNDGPYKGKAGVFKPSAMFRLFRDPNFRSAAFGYFGHMWELYTFWAFVPVILAYLNSVHTGSELNVSLFSFLIIGIGALSCAIGGHLSLKKGSKKVALSSLMISGGCCLLLPLISGLPLIMILLLLFLWGITVIPDSPQFSTLVAKSSDPSYVATGLTIVNSIGFAITIISIQLINFSWLYFENLMVFWLILPGPILGLLSIRKYQNR, encoded by the coding sequence ATGAGATCTGCCACCCCTAAACATGTACTGCCGGTAATTGTTATTGCACAATTCGCAGGCACAAGCCTCTGGTTCGCGGGCAATGCCGTAGTTCCGGACCTGATCCGTGAGCTGGGACTACTGGAAGCTTTTATAGGCTTTATCACGATGGCCGTTCAGGCCGGCTTCATCACAGGCACACTGTTATTTGCCGCACTTAGTGTCGCCGATCGTTTTTCACCGGTTAAGGTTTTTCTGCTGTGTTCGGTACTGGGTGCTGCCGCAAATCTCCTCACGATCTGGTCTGATAATTTCACCGAAGTGATGTTTGCCCGTCTGTTTACCGGTTTTTTCCTGGCAGGCATCTACCCCGTGGGAATGAAGATCGCATCCGACTGGCATAAAGAAGGACTGGGTAAAGCTCTTGGATATCTGGTGGGAGCGCTGGTTCTGGGAACTGCCTTTCCCCACTTGTTAAAATACCTGGGAGGAGACCTGCCGTGGAGATTTGTGATGATAAGCACCTCGCTGATCAGTCTTTCGGGAGGAGTCCTGTTGTATTTCACCGTCAATGACGGACCTTATAAAGGCAAAGCCGGTGTATTTAAACCTTCGGCAATGTTCAGGCTCTTCCGGGACCCGAATTTCAGGTCAGCCGCATTCGGCTATTTCGGTCACATGTGGGAGCTGTATACCTTCTGGGCTTTCGTACCGGTTATACTGGCTTATCTGAATTCCGTACACACCGGTTCTGAACTCAACGTCTCGTTATTTTCATTTCTGATCATCGGGATCGGAGCATTAAGCTGTGCCATTGGAGGACACCTCTCTCTGAAAAAGGGCAGCAAAAAAGTAGCGCTCAGCTCTTTAATGATCTCCGGGGGCTGCTGCCTGCTGCTGCCTCTGATATCCGGTCTTCCATTGATCATGATCCTTCTGCTGTTGTTCCTCTGGGGAATAACAGTGATACCGGATTCTCCACAGTTCTCCACTTTAGTTGCGAAGTCATCGGATCCGTCCTATGTAGCCACAGGTCTTACCATTGTGAACAGCATCGGCTTTGCCATCACTATTATCAGCATACAACTGATCAACTTCAGCTGGTTGTATTTTGAGAACCTGATGGTATTCTGGCTGATCCTGCCCGGACCAATACTCGGCCTGTTATCGATCAGAAAATATCAAAATCGTTAG
- a CDS encoding DUF456 domain-containing protein — translation MEIFLIIIGVILMLVGLLGSLLPVMPGLPFSYLGLLLLQYLYQPFSVTFLVIWALLVGTLMILDNVIPSWGTKKFGGSSAGVTGSVIGMIAGLFFPPLGFLIGPLLGAFIGELIVGNSSDKAMKSAWGSFIGFLTATGLKFIAAMTMTFYFVINLW, via the coding sequence ATGGAAATCTTTCTGATAATTATTGGAGTGATCCTGATGCTGGTTGGGTTACTCGGTTCATTATTACCCGTAATGCCCGGTTTACCATTCAGCTATCTGGGTTTATTGCTATTACAATATCTATATCAACCATTCTCTGTAACTTTTCTGGTGATATGGGCTCTGCTCGTAGGAACTCTTATGATACTGGATAATGTGATCCCGTCCTGGGGTACCAAGAAATTCGGAGGAAGCTCAGCCGGTGTTACCGGTTCGGTGATCGGAATGATCGCAGGTCTTTTCTTTCCCCCGCTTGGCTTTCTGATCGGTCCGCTGCTGGGCGCTTTCATCGGCGAACTGATCGTTGGGAATTCTTCTGACAAAGCGATGAAGTCTGCCTGGGGATCCTTTATAGGTTTTTTAACGGCTACCGGGCTGAAATTCATAGCTGCCATGACCATGACCTTTTATTTTGTTATAAATCTCTGGTAG
- the hutH gene encoding histidine ammonia-lyase, with product MIKIRISQLYKDLARSIEGLKKDQSRIEDARQIVEDALASNEAFYGINTGFGILATKKISGDKLQKLQRNLILSHSVGTGELIPKEICRLMLQLKIHALGLGYSGISSETFNRLILMLDKDLIPAIPKKGSVGASGDLAPLAHMSLPLLGYGSFWNEEGTDIIPASGVLSENGIEPIELKAKDGLSLINGTQLMAAYGSWLLHKSLQLLDVADLLGAMSLEALQGSIRPFDERVHHIRPHKGQIRVAENIRTLLKDSQILESHRNCGKVQDPYCLRCIPQVHGASRNAIAHCIEVFETEINSVTDNPLVFENGDIISGGNFHGQPLALGLDYAAIAIAELGSISERRTYLLLEGHDGLPELLMEETGINSGFMIPQYTAAALVSENKVLCHPSSVDSIPTSLGQEDHVSMGSIGAIKLYDIFKNVEHILAIELFTAAQALDFRSPLKPGTGVDAAHTYIREQIPHAKEDHYFRDEISLAVDLLSDPQLLRQAGLV from the coding sequence ATGATAAAAATTCGGATATCACAGCTATACAAGGACTTAGCAAGATCGATAGAAGGTCTGAAAAAGGATCAAAGTAGAATCGAAGATGCTCGTCAAATCGTTGAAGATGCCTTAGCATCAAACGAAGCATTTTACGGGATCAACACCGGTTTTGGGATTCTGGCCACAAAGAAGATCAGCGGTGACAAACTGCAAAAGCTACAAAGGAACCTGATCTTATCTCATTCAGTTGGCACCGGAGAACTTATTCCCAAAGAGATCTGCAGGCTGATGCTTCAGCTCAAGATTCATGCCCTCGGCCTGGGGTATTCAGGAATATCATCCGAGACCTTCAACCGTCTGATCCTGATGCTGGATAAAGACCTTATACCGGCTATTCCTAAAAAGGGAAGTGTAGGAGCCTCCGGGGATCTGGCTCCTCTGGCACATATGTCTCTTCCCTTGCTTGGTTACGGATCGTTCTGGAATGAGGAGGGAACAGATATAATACCTGCATCCGGCGTTTTATCCGAAAACGGGATTGAACCTATTGAACTGAAGGCTAAGGATGGCCTTTCATTGATAAACGGCACCCAGCTAATGGCTGCCTATGGCTCCTGGCTGCTTCATAAAAGTCTTCAATTACTGGACGTAGCGGATCTTCTTGGCGCAATGAGCCTGGAAGCACTTCAGGGAAGCATCAGACCTTTTGATGAAAGGGTACACCATATCCGGCCACATAAAGGACAGATCCGAGTAGCTGAAAATATTCGGACTCTTTTAAAAGACAGTCAGATCCTCGAATCTCATCGCAATTGCGGAAAAGTACAAGATCCTTATTGCCTGCGATGTATTCCTCAGGTACATGGCGCCAGCCGGAATGCTATTGCTCATTGTATTGAAGTATTCGAAACAGAGATCAATTCCGTAACGGATAACCCATTGGTATTCGAAAATGGCGACATCATCAGCGGCGGTAATTTTCATGGTCAGCCTCTTGCTCTGGGTCTCGATTATGCAGCGATTGCAATTGCCGAATTAGGATCCATATCCGAAAGAAGAACATATCTCCTGCTGGAAGGGCACGACGGACTACCGGAGTTGCTTATGGAAGAAACGGGGATCAATTCCGGTTTTATGATCCCTCAGTACACCGCAGCGGCTTTAGTTTCTGAAAACAAGGTATTGTGCCACCCTTCCAGTGTAGACTCGATCCCAACCAGCCTTGGACAAGAAGACCATGTAAGTATGGGCAGTATCGGGGCCATTAAACTCTATGACATTTTCAAGAATGTAGAGCATATTCTGGCTATTGAATTATTTACTGCAGCTCAGGCACTCGATTTCCGTTCTCCCTTAAAACCCGGAACCGGTGTGGATGCAGCTCATACCTATATACGCGAACAGATTCCTCATGCGAAGGAAGACCATTATTTCAGGGACGAGATCTCGCTTGCCGTAGATCTTCTTTCGGATCCTCAGCTGTTGCGACAAGCGGGCTTAGTCTAA
- a CDS encoding peptide MFS transporter, with the protein MTNGNQGGGAGALEKEFLGHPRGLATLFFTELWERFSYYGMRALLVLFMTTEAMGSNPGLGFSVGKATAIYGLYTFFVYVLSLPGGWIADNLWGQRKAVFIGGCIIAAGHISMAFPFNETFYLGLVLIVLGTGLLKPNVSSMVGDLYPEGGAIRDAGFSIFYMGINFGAILGPLLCGLLGEGYNWHYGFSLAGIGMIIGLISYKVGGKYLGNAGDLKTDDTPEELQKKSKMFYGVLSFVVAAIVVFAFLMSSGAINITLQVLAGNLGVAAVVITMAFFGYIIFFGGHNTEEKKKLGVIFWLFLLAALFWAGFEQAGSSLNLFAQDLTDRVMLGVEVPASTLQLINPTFIVIFAPIFGWLWTWLASRQKNPSIPVKFGLGLLGLSAGFFVLSWGAANATIENPVSPAWLIVTYFLHTCGELALSPVGLSSMTKLSPKNRVSQMMGIWFVAAALGNLFAGLVAGELETMAPTNLFWFVAMLVGGGGIVALLASPGVKKLMGDVE; encoded by the coding sequence ATGACTAATGGGAATCAGGGTGGTGGAGCAGGTGCACTCGAAAAAGAGTTTCTAGGGCATCCGCGCGGACTAGCCACATTATTTTTTACTGAGCTGTGGGAGCGTTTCAGTTATTATGGAATGCGCGCACTGCTGGTACTTTTCATGACAACGGAAGCGATGGGATCCAATCCCGGACTTGGATTTTCTGTTGGTAAAGCGACTGCCATATACGGTCTGTATACCTTTTTTGTGTATGTGCTGTCTTTACCGGGAGGCTGGATCGCTGATAACCTCTGGGGCCAGCGAAAAGCAGTATTTATAGGTGGTTGTATCATTGCCGCCGGCCATATCAGTATGGCGTTTCCATTTAATGAAACCTTCTATTTGGGACTCGTTTTAATTGTACTTGGAACGGGTTTATTAAAGCCGAACGTAAGTTCTATGGTTGGAGACCTTTATCCTGAAGGTGGAGCTATCCGGGATGCAGGCTTCTCTATTTTTTATATGGGGATAAACTTCGGAGCAATCCTGGGGCCACTGCTATGCGGTCTTCTGGGTGAAGGATATAACTGGCACTATGGTTTCTCATTAGCCGGTATTGGTATGATCATTGGTTTGATCTCTTATAAGGTAGGCGGTAAATACTTAGGTAATGCCGGAGATCTCAAGACTGATGACACTCCTGAAGAACTTCAGAAGAAGAGTAAGATGTTTTATGGGGTACTCTCTTTTGTAGTGGCCGCTATTGTTGTTTTTGCATTCCTGATGAGCTCAGGGGCGATCAACATTACTCTTCAGGTTCTTGCAGGTAATCTGGGTGTTGCTGCGGTGGTCATTACTATGGCCTTCTTCGGATATATCATATTTTTTGGTGGACACAATACCGAAGAAAAGAAGAAACTTGGAGTGATCTTCTGGTTATTCCTTTTGGCTGCCTTATTCTGGGCCGGTTTCGAACAGGCAGGATCCTCATTGAACCTTTTCGCACAGGACCTGACCGACAGAGTGATGCTGGGAGTGGAAGTGCCTGCAAGTACTTTGCAGCTTATTAATCCGACTTTTATCGTGATCTTTGCTCCGATATTTGGCTGGTTATGGACCTGGCTTGCAAGCCGTCAAAAAAATCCTTCCATTCCGGTAAAATTCGGACTGGGTTTGCTGGGTTTATCTGCCGGATTCTTTGTGCTATCCTGGGGAGCTGCAAATGCTACGATCGAGAATCCGGTATCACCCGCCTGGCTGATCGTTACTTACTTCCTGCATACTTGTGGTGAACTTGCATTATCACCTGTAGGACTTTCATCTATGACCAAGCTTTCACCAAAAAACCGTGTTTCTCAGATGATGGGAATCTGGTTTGTAGCTGCCGCTTTAGGTAACCTGTTTGCAGGTCTGGTAGCTGGTGAACTTGAGACCATGGCGCCAACCAATCTCTTCTGGTTTGTAGCTATGTTAGTTGGTGGTGGTGGTATTGTAGCACTACTTGCAAGCCCAGGCGTCAAAAAACTGATGGGCGATGTTGAATAA
- the mnmE gene encoding tRNA uridine-5-carboxymethylaminomethyl(34) synthesis GTPase MnmE, which yields MTQRITEKEPIAAIATPVGEGGIAVIRVSGKNAIAIVDKAFEGKDLTDQASHTVHFGKVINKKGLPVDEVLVSLFYSPRSYTGEETVEISCHGGVLVTQAVLEAILALGVRAAAPGEFTQRAFLNGKLDLDQAEAVADIIHAKSLKAVDAAHQQLEGRLGEHVKRFRQQIIDGTAMIELELDFVEEDVEFANKEQLKELLEALEKEITDLLETYEAGRLVKDGVKTVLMGRPNAGKSTLLNTLVGSDRAIVTDIAGTTRDTIDADWSYDGILFRLIDTAGLRKTTDIVEAEGVKRSQQAFEKADLVIYLKDLSFPFDEEERKEIAGYQQKAEDTPFLLIGTKADIEADTDWRIEFDLEISALGGESIDSLKKMMKERALENKHYDAGSLLVTSTRHRDALEKAREHVQAALRGLAMDMTGDLLSIDLRAALKELGAITGEITNEDILDSIFSRFCIGK from the coding sequence TTGACCCAAAGGATCACAGAAAAAGAACCCATAGCAGCAATAGCCACTCCGGTCGGGGAGGGCGGTATTGCTGTGATCAGAGTGTCCGGGAAGAATGCTATTGCTATCGTTGACAAAGCATTTGAAGGTAAAGACCTGACTGATCAGGCGAGTCATACGGTGCACTTCGGCAAAGTCATCAACAAAAAAGGGTTACCTGTTGATGAAGTATTGGTATCTCTTTTCTATTCGCCAAGATCCTATACCGGTGAAGAGACAGTGGAGATATCCTGTCATGGGGGAGTGCTGGTAACACAAGCTGTTCTGGAAGCTATTCTTGCTTTAGGAGTGCGTGCTGCAGCTCCCGGTGAATTTACTCAACGGGCCTTTTTAAACGGGAAGCTGGATCTGGATCAGGCGGAAGCAGTGGCAGATATCATTCATGCTAAGAGTCTTAAAGCTGTGGATGCAGCTCATCAGCAACTGGAGGGGAGGCTGGGTGAACACGTGAAGCGATTTCGCCAGCAGATCATTGACGGAACTGCGATGATCGAGCTTGAACTGGACTTCGTGGAAGAAGATGTGGAATTCGCGAATAAGGAACAGCTTAAAGAGTTATTAGAAGCGCTTGAAAAGGAGATCACCGATCTACTGGAGACTTACGAAGCCGGAAGACTGGTTAAAGACGGGGTTAAAACCGTGCTGATGGGAAGGCCCAATGCGGGAAAATCGACTCTGCTGAATACACTGGTAGGGAGCGACCGGGCGATCGTAACCGATATTGCAGGGACTACCCGGGATACGATCGATGCCGACTGGAGTTATGATGGTATTTTGTTCAGGCTGATCGATACAGCAGGACTACGCAAAACGACCGATATCGTTGAAGCGGAAGGAGTGAAACGATCGCAGCAGGCATTCGAAAAGGCAGATCTGGTCATTTATCTTAAGGATCTTTCGTTTCCATTTGATGAGGAAGAACGAAAAGAGATCGCCGGATATCAGCAGAAGGCGGAAGACACACCATTTCTGTTGATCGGAACCAAAGCGGATATTGAAGCAGATACGGACTGGAGAATTGAGTTTGACCTGGAGATCTCTGCATTGGGAGGAGAAAGTATTGACAGCCTGAAAAAGATGATGAAAGAAAGGGCCCTGGAAAACAAACATTATGATGCAGGCAGTTTGCTGGTGACATCCACCCGTCACCGGGATGCTTTAGAAAAAGCCAGAGAACATGTACAGGCAGCCTTAAGAGGCCTGGCAATGGATATGACCGGAGATCTGCTATCGATCGATCTGAGAGCTGCTCTTAAGGAACTGGGCGCCATCACCGGCGAGATCACCAACGAGGATATCCTGGACTCGATCTTTTCGCGGTTTTGTATCGGGAAATAA